DNA sequence from the Lycium barbarum isolate Lr01 chromosome 5, ASM1917538v2, whole genome shotgun sequence genome:
CTTGGAAATCAACTTGGAGGTCATCCGATTTCCACAGGGTTTAGGGTCTTTCACAGCCTATATATACATGACTTTCCTTCATAATTATGTATCCTTGTAAAACATCTTTCATTGAGAAATAAGAGTTGGTGACGATCATTGTTTTCTTCCCCTTGAGGATTTCCACGTTAAAATTGCATGTTCTTCTTTTTCGTTATCATTGCTTAAATTCTCGTTATCTCATAACAGGAAAATCTTAGGCACTAGAAAGACATTGACTTTGATTTGGCCCTTAATTAAAAGCCGTAAATGACACCAAAAGACATGTTGCAGTAATAGCTCAAATAATGGCAAAACATGAACACATGAAGCTATATATGCTGAGTTTTGTTGCTTGTGGACAGTTTTCTTTCTGTCAAATTAATAGATTGATGTTATGTGAATAGAAATCCAATGTGACAAAAGGGGTTGGGACTTGGGCACTGTTGAGTCTAATGAGGCTTAACTGTCTTAGTATGTTTGCATATGCATGGAATAGGACCTGTCATTCTAGTGTGGGTCTAAACCTAGGGGACACCACAAAAATTTCAGAAGTGTCATCAGATGGCCATAGCCATCCCTACTTACTGTCTCATGGTGAAGGACAGTAGTTTTGACAAAAAGTTAAAAAAGGAAGGTCTAATTTTGAATTTTACTACTGCCATTTTGGGATTTCAAGCTATTTCTGCAGGAAATGCTGCAGAAAAAGGGGATCCTGAAATGTGAATTAACTCATCAATTCAGCCAGTTCATAGTCTTTTCATCCAGGGGTTAATTTATAGGGCAATTAATGGTGCCCGTAAACCCATGGTCTTTTAGTCAAATAaaatattttatgtacatattttttagaattggtctaatatatatatatatatatatatatatatatatatatatatgctcttgTCCTTTTGCCGAGTctaccggaaacaacctctctacctcctaaGAGAGggataaggtttgcgtacactctatcctttTCAGATCCcactttgtgagatttcactgggtatgttgttgttattaatCTAATATATGCTCCAAAAAAAGGCTAAATGGTGCATTTATTTGAATTCTAAGTTATCTATCTTAAGGAGTAGGGATCAATTcccacttaatatttctttttttccctttttagtGGTACACCCATATTATAGAAATTTTAGATCCGCCACTCCTTATACTTTCTCTTTGGAGGactaaaagaaaaacaaatcttTCAAAGCAAAGAAATCTTCTAGCTGTGAATAGGCGCTTTTAACGGATCCTGTCAAGTAACCATACAAAAAGCGACTCCAAAGTTAGACCAAACATGATGATATCCAAAGCTTCTTTATCTTTTATATTTAGTAATCAAATAATTGGTGCTCAAGCATAATGAAGTAGTCTGCTTTATGAGCAAAGAATCATCAAATTACAGGAAAGTAAAGGTAAGGAGATTGAAAAGATCTCTTaataacaaataaaataaaacagaaAGCAATAGCACATTGAAAAGAAGCTTCTTTAATTCATTCATTAGTACATCAATGATATGTCCCCTTCCCCCCTCTTACAGTTCCCTTTTTCTCTCTCAAATTCCCAATCATACAGAGGAATTAATAACAAACATCTTTACCAAACGAATATAGAAAATAAATAATCACTgcaaaaatataaaacaaaagccAATAACTGAGAAAAACCTGCCTAGTTTCTATGGCAACAAACTTTAATCATATATCAATACAGTGGTAGTGCTGAAGGAGCCTATTGGCTTCTCTTAGTCCACTACAGTAAGCACCATGAGTTGTTGAATAATGGGTTCTATGTGTTGCTTCCCCTGCAAACAGAATTTGAAGTGGAGGTGAACCCTTTGAATTAATACTATGATTGCTCCTTTTTGGCAATGGCTCAGCCATAGTATCCAAATCATCTCCACTTGATCCAACTGCCACATAACTATATGACCCCAAAAAGAGTGGATCACCACCCCATTGGCTCTTTAAGACCTTATCAAATTTGATGGAACTTTCTGCAGAATTTGTATGTCCATTGCACCATTTGGACTTGTTGAGATGCTTTGAGTTTTCTAGTAAATTGGAGATCATTGTTGAGTACCCATTAATGATCTCCTCATCACCAAGTGATTCAAGTTCAAGAGCCTCTTTACCTGCAAACCATGACAATACAACATTTGAATTGCCATATATAGGACATAAAGAAGCTGTCCTCCTCGTCCACCATGGTATTTTTGGATGCCTTAGCTTCGAGTCGGACTGATGGAAGACCATCTGCAAGTAGGGAAACCTCATGGCATCACTGCCATCTAATTCATCACTGTTTGGACTTAGTTGCAAGAATAGCTTGTTAACAACACCAAAACCAAGCCTTGAGATTGCTTGAGTCTTGAATCTAGGAAGTGGAGGACTAAACATACCAGAATTATCGCGAATCCCTTGTTTTAGAACCCCAAGTGACACTGTGACAATCACATGATCAGCATACATGATTGATCCATCACTAAAATGCAGCTTTACTGGCATAGTACCTTCGCCATTTTCGATATCTAACGATTGGTTGTGACCACCATCATCAGGCTGCCATTCAATTTTTGTGACCTTTCGGCCTAATTGAACCAAACCATCCGGCAGAAGAGATGCCAAAGACTCAACTATAGTGGAGTAGCCTTTGGCAATGGTTATTTCTTTCCCAGGAAACATACGATACTCGCTTTCTGCATTGAAATCTAGTGTCTCCAAATCACCAGCTGATGTGTAAGTCCTTTGTGTGTTCTCAAGCATTGCAAAAATGCCTTCCTCCAATAATTTTCTTGTCCATTTATCAAACCCCTGGACTTCCTCTTGTTCTTTCATTGAACCCCAGTAAGCATGAAGTCCTTTCCTTAAGAAAGAACCAACACTTAGGCCACCATTCTTTATGCATCCATTGACAAATTCACTACACACACCATTTTCTTCTATAGCTTTCCCTTGAGCAAAATCCATCAGTTTCTTGAAAAGGTTGGATATGGGGTCAACAAGGGAAGAATTGAGCTCATAACCACCTTCAGCTATTGTCAATGGCTCATCCAAGAACTCATCCATACACTCCCACGGCTTGTCTGATTCAAGTGAGTTAATCTCTTGAGCTATCTTGTAAACAGGACTACCCCCAATTCCATGGATCCAAGTAGCACCCATCTCAATCCTGCTTCCAACAAACTCTGAAGTCTTAATCCTTCCACCAATCCTATTACCACCTTCCACAACACACAGCTCTAACAATTCTTTAGAGCCTGCACTTGTGTAGAGCTTGTTTGCTGCTGTAATACCTGCCATTCCTGCTCCTATTATCACAACTTTTGGTTTCTTGGTAACCATTGTAGCCTATTATTTGCTAACACTATCTTATTTGTGTAGTGATAAGACACACAAGGAAGAAAGAGTGAACAATTTTTGTGAGGGTGTATAGGAATAAATGAACTAGAATCAAATATATAAGGAGGGTACTACATGTTATCCCCCCCTTCTTTTACATAGTTTATTTCCCTAATAAAGACACTCATCTATCTACCCATAGTTTATTTCTCTAATAAAGACAGGCCTCTACTTTTCTTAGCCTCCACTGTTAGTGTAGCCAATACACTAATGCCACCCCCTTAAACACCTCTTTAACTACACTCATAAATATTAGTATACATGTCTCGAGTTCgtatataaagaaaaaaaaaaaagaaacacacACACGCGGACACACGCGAAAGCTTCAACAACTCACAACCCCCTCAACAATCACAAACATGTGTACACATATTTGTAATATTGAGCTACTAAAAACATCAAAAGCTTTGGTTAAGCAAGAGTATATTGATGCCAACACCAATAATAGGTTGATGATGCCTTTCACCGACCTCACATGTGAATCAGGTAAACAAAGGCCCACCAACTGAAACACATTAAATGGTCCCGAGTAGTCAGTGAAGAACTAGCCAAGAATCTCTTTCAAAGTTGTAATAAATTAGACACTCATCAACTTACACAACTCTATGTTGACTTAGCATTAACAATGGTTATCCTATTTCGGGTTGCACGGAACATTTTTGTTTTTCTTATTAAGCCATTTTATGACTTACATTTGACTTATTATTATGATTAGAAAAGCAATGGTTAAAAAATATTTAAGTGATATACACTTTCAGAGTTTAAGGAACTTTTTTACCATTAGTAAAACTTAACCCATTATAACATCTTACTCTCGCCGTTTCAGTTTATGTAAACCTATTTCCTCTTAATCTATGACATGAAGAATAACCCCTATAAGTTATTAAAAGCAATATAATataaacttctttttttttttttttaataatagtccactaggcttttggcctagggctaattttataaattttatcaaaaaaatccagaagtttgtacaactctagccaaaaggctaatgaaaatacaaaatttaaactaatgatcaaattaagacttataacttgtcttaatttgatattacaaattgttaaaaaattactaatagaatgaaatttgaaataattgttccataaagaacttctgtttctatatctcacatgctctatatttgccctctatatgcaccaaggcagtacattttctaactaatgaccagttctcagtaggatgagcatcccggggtgctaataccaccaactaagaaacaaccactaaatagaaactgtatgcccatgtgtactcaagAGGTCTGTTGTGTTCCATGTGCTCAATCATTAGGAGCAATAATTCCACTTCCTGTCATTTGTCAAAAGTGCCTCCAACCAGTTGCAATTTATGCTGGTAAAACTTCTCAACATCCTGATTACACTGTGTTTCGCTGCTTGTTGGTATTCCTTCAGTGTGGTTGTTTGTGGTACCTGTTGAATTAAAATCCTAATATAAACTTCTCatttttactcttaatgaaaagTTTTTATAGTCACAAAAATATTATGAAATGTTTAagaccataaatttcaaaagtcttataGCCACAAATATTATGATATCTTTAAAATCACAAGTTGCAAAagtcttttttctttcttaaactctataTCCAATCAAATAAATTCATATAAATTGAGGCGGAGGGGAGTACTTGCAAATTCTTTTAATTGAGTTGTTTCTGTAAATAATACAGTATCactctcaatttatatgatagtTTTTCTTTTTTAGTCCTTAAAGAATGACAGTTTCTATATTTAATAAtgatttaactttaaatttcttattttatccttaatgagatgACTTATAATCAAAGAAATTGCTATGGCTTGTTTGACTATAAATTTccaaaacaaaattatttttcttttaaatattGTTCTCAATCACAGACCCACATAAATTAGGAAGAAGGACGTATATACTATACTTTTTATGCATAAAACTTAAAACAAAAAATGTAAATACAAAACAGCAGGTCATTGATGAATAAACATAGATAAGTAAAgataaaaatgaaatgaataaatgagAGCCTGAGAGGCTCTTCTTGTAATCTTACGCCAAGATATTTATGTCCTTTCTCTTACATTAAAGTAAAAGTTCCATTCGGGGAAAAGGATTCAGCCTTCTATTGTGGCGACAATAAAGTTCAAATTCAAGATATTTCGGCATATTATTAGACAATGAAATGTTATTGGCCACAATGATATGAGGATATGTTAGCCAGCATCCTATGTAAAGTGTAAGGGCTCGTTTGATATGAGTGTTAAGGAATAATAAACTTCGATATtaaatttgagatgagtttattTTATGTTTGATTGGGATAAAGTTGCGAAATCCGGAATCAGTTATTTAGGGATTGTAGTATTATTTTTATCCTTTGAGAGGGTGGGATAACAATCCCGAGATAATTGATTCTGGGATAACttgtttcccaaccaaacgacccTGACGTTCTTTTCCCTTGAGCATAAAACGAGTAATATctcttatatacacatatataatttaATTGATTATTAAACTTTTGTTATGACATAAGTTGACTTACGGTGTATTGGTGAAAAATACAATAAATTAcagttgaaaaataaaatgaacaataaataaataaatattcataCTATATCTCGCTCTCTTTGAGGAGATTCAAACTTAGTGCGGTAGAATCTTTACTGGTCCAGTAGTACAACTCTTGACTTGAAAACTCCTAGATAAAATAGTCCAACAACATCATGTGACTCGAACGACTGTGGACCAactgttgagtccaaagctccaccacaACAAAAATACACCTTCcgtctacaaaaaaaaaaaaaaaaactttttgtaaAGAATAAGTTGGAGACTTAAGAATATTTTTCTATGTCTCAACTCTCCCTTTCACTACACCAACCTCAAATTATAAACGCAATACAATGTTCTTTTCATCTACAACATAATACTTCTCATCCACATGACACTGGAAAGAAAGCTTCCTTTTATGTAGGTGTAGAGTTTTCTGACTTTCTCATATAGTAAATGTCAAGATAGTGGATAATAATTTGATATGTAGTCGGGTAATTAGCAGGAGGTAATGGGGAGAACATGTCACAGTGGTTAGATGAGTTATATTGATCGCTTTTCTCACTTTATGCCAACTAATATATCATGCACTTTAATATTTGAATattgaaatgcttctaaactccAACATTCCCCCACTcgttttaatattaaaataagaGACTTCAATAGTTGAAGGGAGACTATTATGCATAAGAAAGGTGTGTGGTGCATCAAACCTTCACTTAGTAAAACAATAACCTTGTACTCTAGAGTCATTAATGGTCTCAGACTTAAACTATGACTGCTCGAGGGAAATAAAGTATCAGTGCTTATAAATAAAAATCAAGGTATTCACATGAGCTTTATAAGCCAACACGTTACAGTGTTGTGTTATCTCGATTTTCATGAGTTTTTTTAGAACAAGTCCAATTATCATAGGAAGCGGCCTACTTCCccactcacataggtgaaatcTGTCAACGACGCTTCTATTTCATCACCCCAACGTACAAAATACATATTTTCATTAAGATTTCATAGACTCAACCTTCCCAAATAATTACAGGATAAATCCACTCACACCATAGGGAGGGAATAGCATTAATATTAGTGCATTTCTAACAAGCTAACCATCATATGATTTGTTTTTCccattgaacctggttatagAATCTCTAGTCCCCAGGTTGAGTTTCCTCATGTATAACTCTTGAAATTAATGGTTTCAATCCCATCTCCATAGATGTACTCCAAACCCTATTTCTTGCTAAGGTCTTGAAGCTGTAAGATTAGCATAAGATTTAACGCAATCAATATAATGATGCTCTCGGTGTGAAATTTTTTGAGTTAATTTCACCCTCAACAAACCATTTGATCCCTGATTTCTGATGCCATAAGTTTTCTTTCTTCTCAAGAGCTCTAATAAGATTAGCATTGGCTCTATTAAGTTCAGCTCTATTGTTCTTGTCACGCCCTTTTTTAACggattaaaactagttcacaacttatagGCTATGTTTTCTCTGGTTTTGCAAATTTTCAAAGTCGCCACCTgattttaggaaatattaggaaaccatttataaaaattaaactccatttttagtctttgaaacctatgagattctagataagggttttatttaccccgagaggaaggtgttaagcatccctcagagcctatccgaggacagtctttaaacttagtttaattaacactagagggggattatttaaTTATTTCTTATTTGTTATCAAATATTTAAAGAATTGCAGAAAAAGAAACTACTCTCTCAaaactatttgtataaaaaaagggTTTTTAAAGTAAATATAACTATGTGAGTAAATGCATATTTATAAAGAAAGTAGTTAATGCTGATGTATGCATGAGGAAAATATGTGtgacatttattttatataagaataatatgtataatatagaataaggagggatatattttttataagaaaataatgtatatatgtgatatgtaaaAGAATTAGctagtatatgtgatatatatgtatatgaaaatgGTACATGTGTACGTTTATTGTAGAGGCAGTAGTTAGTATACATGAGATgtaaacatatacgtatatattcaTAATGTATTTTTGTATACAATAGTATAAAATGAGAGGATTAGGAATGCATATTATTTTAGAAAAATAATGTATATGTGCGATGTTTATATCCTATGAAAAACGATATATAATGGTTCAAAAATAGCTATTTTATGATatggaaataatatatatatgtatacacatgatGAAAAGATGATCAAAGGAATTACTGAAAATAAGATAGTATATGTAGGATACgtgtttatgaaagtattctatAGGTATACTCATGGTAAAGGAAAATAATTATTACAAGATGTATATGTGCATGTGATGAGAAAAATCATTAAAAAAATGCATGCAAAATAATATCTTTGCATATAAAGTAGAGTATATACCTTATAGTTCTTAAAAATACTTGGGCCTTAGTAGGAGTTCTTGTATTAAACTTGTAGACCCGGGTCCTTTTATGTTAGCTACCCAAAGAATTCCAAAAAATGACTCATGCCAGATCTGTTAGTCACAAAACTCATTTTTTATAGCCTCTGTTTTACCTGGTTTTAGCCACTGTTCTTGTTTTTATTCCTCAAAATCTGGCGCCCAttctgtcccttttttttttacttctaaAATCTGTATGCTAACC
Encoded proteins:
- the LOC132640830 gene encoding probable polyamine oxidase 5, producing MVTKKPKVVIIGAGMAGITAANKLYTSAGSKELLELCVVEGGNRIGGRIKTSEFVGSRIEMGATWIHGIGGSPVYKIAQEINSLESDKPWECMDEFLDEPLTIAEGGYELNSSLVDPISNLFKKLMDFAQGKAIEENGVCSEFVNGCIKNGGLSVGSFLRKGLHAYWGSMKEQEEVQGFDKWTRKLLEEGIFAMLENTQRTYTSAGDLETLDFNAESEYRMFPGKEITIAKGYSTIVESLASLLPDGLVQLGRKVTKIEWQPDDGGHNQSLDIENGEGTMPVKLHFSDGSIMYADHVIVTVSLGVLKQGIRDNSGMFSPPLPRFKTQAISRLGFGVVNKLFLQLSPNSDELDGSDAMRFPYLQMVFHQSDSKLRHPKIPWWTRRTASLCPIYGNSNVVLSWFAGKEALELESLGDEEIINGYSTMISNLLENSKHLNKSKWCNGHTNSAESSIKFDKVLKSQWGGDPLFLGSYSYVAVGSSGDDLDTMAEPLPKRSNHSINSKGSPPLQILFAGEATHRTHYSTTHGAYCSGLREANRLLQHYHCIDI